Proteins from a single region of Mycoplasma leachii PG50:
- a CDS encoding V-type ATP synthase subunit I domain-containing protein — protein MELERLIKENQQLQSEIEKETEEAKSSEETNKRLKREDKKLNDKLSDMINKKDILIKKINELIVLSDEIEDIYRHNLNSAGKAKIEIELAKRTIETFVGTSADKYKHDLNKIRKTHFKAIHKYYEEIIKNEREAKEKLEKFKTDIDSLEKQIQEFDKQQ, from the coding sequence TTGGAATTAGAAAGATTGATTAAAGAAAATCAACAACTTCAATCTGAAATAGAAAAAGAAACAGAGGAAGCAAAAAGTTCTGAAGAAACCAATAAGAGATTGAAGAGAGAAGATAAAAAACTTAATGATAAACTTTCAGATATGATTAATAAAAAAGATATTCTAATCAAAAAAATTAATGAACTGATTGTTTTAAGTGATGAAATTGAGGATATTTATAGACATAATTTAAACAGTGCAGGTAAAGCCAAAATTGAGATTGAATTAGCTAAAAGAACTATTGAAACATTTGTTGGTACTTCTGCTGATAAATATAAACACGATTTAAATAAAATTAGAAAAACTCATTTCAAAGCTATTCATAAATACTATGAAGAAATAATAAAAAATGAGCGAGAAGCTAAAGAAAAATTAGAAAAATTCAAAACTGATATCGATTCCTTAGAAAAACAAATTCAAGAATTTGATAAACAACAATAA
- the mnmG gene encoding tRNA uridine-5-carboxymethylaminomethyl(34) synthesis enzyme MnmG has product MKSNYDVIVVGGGHAGVEAALASARLNKKTALINLYEDKIATMPCNPSVGGPAKGIVVREIDALGGEMGKAADATALQTKLLNSSRGPGVWALRVQSDKEEYSKYMRNVIKKQENLDLITKACTGLVYDDSKNVTGIYLEDQITLNAKVVIITTGTYLKSEILKGVDRYESGPNNEKTTKGISKSLIDLGIKLMRFKTGTPARVYRDSVDLSRATIEPGTDMKLAFSFSTNTYTPIEQQQPCYLIHSTLETKKIIQDNLEKSAMYSGTVESIGPRYCPSFEDKVVRFKEKDTHQIFIEPETLNGDTWYVQGFSTSMPIEVQELMLKSLPGFENVRVKHWAYAIEYDCIDPMQLSPSLELKDVKNLFTAGQINGTSGYEEAAGQGLIAGINASRKIDGLDPIILRRDEAYIGVMIDDLINKGVWEPYRLLTSRAEHRLLLRNDNAETRLKQYGKEIGLISDTEWEEYLSYVKEIEQAIKELKEIRFTPKSQLAINLKNKKQADLSHGYSGYEIIKIPTVDINELIEFIPSLQRLKTNQLQSIVIEIRFEGYVKKECQLVDKLVKLERKKIPLNINYSKVDNLATEAKDKLEKIRPLNIGQASRITGVNPADIQMLLFYLKKQYPLESIDD; this is encoded by the coding sequence ATGAAAAGTAATTATGATGTAATTGTTGTTGGTGGAGGTCATGCAGGAGTTGAAGCAGCTTTAGCTAGCGCTAGACTAAATAAAAAAACGGCTTTAATTAATTTGTATGAAGATAAAATTGCAACAATGCCATGTAATCCTAGTGTTGGTGGTCCTGCTAAGGGAATAGTAGTTAGAGAAATTGATGCACTTGGTGGAGAAATGGGGAAAGCTGCTGATGCCACTGCTTTACAAACTAAATTACTTAATTCTTCAAGAGGACCTGGTGTATGGGCATTAAGAGTACAATCAGATAAGGAAGAATATTCTAAATATATGAGAAATGTAATTAAAAAACAAGAAAACTTAGATTTAATTACAAAAGCATGTACTGGTTTAGTTTATGATGATAGTAAAAATGTTACAGGAATATATTTAGAGGATCAAATTACTCTAAATGCTAAAGTGGTAATTATTACAACAGGAACATATTTAAAATCAGAAATTTTAAAAGGCGTTGATAGATACGAGTCCGGACCTAATAATGAAAAAACAACTAAAGGAATAAGCAAATCATTAATTGATTTAGGAATTAAATTAATGAGATTCAAGACCGGAACTCCAGCTAGAGTTTATAGAGATTCAGTTGATCTAAGTAGAGCTACTATTGAACCAGGAACTGATATGAAACTAGCTTTTAGTTTTTCAACAAACACATATACTCCAATAGAACAACAACAACCTTGTTATTTAATTCATTCAACTTTAGAGACTAAAAAAATAATTCAAGATAATTTAGAAAAATCTGCAATGTATTCAGGAACTGTGGAATCAATTGGACCAAGATATTGTCCTAGTTTTGAAGATAAAGTTGTTAGATTTAAAGAAAAAGATACTCATCAAATTTTTATTGAACCTGAAACTTTAAATGGAGACACTTGATATGTTCAAGGATTTTCAACTTCAATGCCTATTGAAGTTCAAGAATTGATGCTAAAGTCACTTCCTGGATTTGAGAATGTTAGAGTAAAACATTGAGCTTATGCAATTGAATATGATTGTATAGATCCAATGCAATTATCTCCTAGTTTAGAATTAAAAGATGTTAAAAATTTATTTACTGCTGGACAAATTAATGGAACTAGTGGATATGAAGAAGCTGCCGGACAAGGGTTAATAGCTGGTATTAATGCTTCTAGAAAAATAGATGGATTAGACCCAATTATTTTAAGAAGAGATGAAGCTTATATTGGTGTTATGATCGATGATTTAATCAATAAAGGTGTTTGAGAACCTTATAGATTACTAACAAGTAGAGCAGAACATAGGTTGTTATTAAGAAATGATAATGCTGAGACTAGATTAAAACAATATGGAAAAGAGATAGGATTAATTAGCGATACTGAATGAGAAGAATACTTAAGTTATGTTAAAGAAATTGAGCAAGCTATCAAAGAACTAAAAGAAATCAGATTTACACCAAAATCTCAACTAGCAATCAATTTAAAAAATAAAAAACAAGCTGATTTATCTCATGGATATAGTGGTTATGAGATTATTAAGATTCCAACAGTTGATATTAATGAGTTAATTGAATTTATTCCAAGTTTACAAAGATTAAAAACTAATCAATTGCAGTCAATAGTTATTGAAATTAGATTTGAAGGTTATGTTAAAAAAGAATGTCAATTAGTTGATAAATTGGTTAAACTAGAACGTAAAAAAATTCCTTTAAATATTAACTATTCTAAAGTTGATAATTTAGCAACAGAAGCTAAAGATAAATTAGAAAAAATTAGACCCTTAAATATTGGACAAGCTTCAAGAATCACTGGAGTAAATCCCGCTGATATTCAAATGTTATTATTTTATTTGAAAAAACAATATCCTTTAGAAAGTATCGATGATTAA
- a CDS encoding DeoR/GlpR family DNA-binding transcription regulator codes for MIKEQRYKEILKKLEINELLSLEFLSTDLNIPLTTLRRDLKELEQRHKVIRTHGGVQLNKSNLIVEDYLDNKINLNIQAKQQIAIKALKKIKPKTCIFLDSGSTTYYLAKILDPNLDLKIVTNSILNVQELSKNNHQNIYLLGGKYQVITSSILGYQAVNDLKNYAFDLSFIGINAVDDQNNIYTTSDDHAQLKIQVIKNSNKSYGLVDQSKKHSKSFYKFATNLELELIED; via the coding sequence ATGATTAAAGAACAAAGATACAAAGAGATTTTAAAAAAATTAGAAATAAATGAATTGCTTTCTTTAGAGTTTCTATCAACTGATTTAAATATTCCCTTAACTACTTTAAGAAGAGATCTTAAAGAACTAGAACAAAGACATAAAGTTATTAGAACACATGGAGGAGTACAACTTAATAAAAGTAATTTAATTGTTGAAGATTATTTAGATAATAAAATTAATTTAAATATTCAAGCTAAACAACAAATTGCTATTAAAGCTCTTAAAAAAATAAAACCTAAAACTTGTATTTTTTTAGATTCAGGTTCAACAACTTATTATTTAGCAAAAATTTTAGATCCTAATTTAGATTTAAAAATTGTTACTAATTCAATTTTAAATGTTCAAGAATTAAGTAAAAATAATCATCAAAATATTTATTTATTAGGTGGAAAATATCAAGTTATTACTAGTTCTATTTTAGGTTATCAAGCAGTTAATGATTTGAAAAACTATGCTTTTGATTTAAGTTTTATTGGCATTAATGCAGTTGATGATCAAAACAATATTTATACAACTAGTGATGATCATGCTCAACTAAAAATTCAAGTAATTAAGAACTCAAATAAAAGCTATGGGTTAGTTGATCAATCTAAAAAACATTCTAAATCATTTTATAAATTTGCTACAAATTTAGAATTAGAGCTAATTGAAGATTAA
- a CDS encoding MupG family TIM beta-alpha barrel fold protein: protein MEKKKLGISVYCKKASFDQIIEYLKLARSYNFEILFISFVHLLKTDYFKNIDVIKKAKELNYYVIADFDQTSLNNLTKSNDLKIIKEIGIDCIRFDQQIDAQSLANLTYNPYDIDVQLNISNSFNFLDNVLDFKPILTRLSGSHNFYLLKDSALDIDFFNKTTDKFIRKNLNTSAFISSQIANITLADNYTKAVSLEFFRNIDIISQAKYLFYSNKINNVIIANMFASKKELEQLSLLNKDHLTLKINNLQKISKTEKEILLWNNHFRRSDINTSYIRSTFSRTIWNSFDIKPNNIKQVFNKGDIVILNNNANRYKGELHIILKDNYIDNNNLYNYIASVHSDELYLLDFIDSNSHFKISL, encoded by the coding sequence ATGGAAAAAAAGAAATTAGGAATTAGTGTTTATTGTAAAAAAGCAAGTTTTGATCAAATTATTGAGTATTTAAAACTAGCTAGAAGCTATAATTTTGAAATATTATTTATAAGTTTTGTGCATTTATTAAAAACAGATTATTTTAAAAATATTGATGTTATTAAAAAAGCAAAAGAGTTAAATTATTATGTTATAGCAGATTTTGATCAAACTAGTTTAAATAATTTAACTAAATCTAATGATCTAAAAATCATAAAAGAAATTGGAATAGATTGCATTAGATTTGATCAACAAATTGATGCTCAAAGTTTAGCTAATTTAACTTATAATCCATATGACATTGATGTTCAATTAAATATTAGCAATAGCTTTAATTTTTTAGATAATGTTTTAGATTTTAAACCTATTTTAACTAGATTAAGTGGAAGTCATAATTTTTATTTACTAAAAGATTCAGCACTAGATATAGATTTTTTTAATAAAACAACTGATAAATTTATAAGAAAAAATTTAAATACTTCAGCTTTTATATCAAGTCAAATAGCAAATATTACTTTAGCAGATAATTACACTAAAGCAGTAAGTTTAGAGTTTTTTAGAAACATAGATATAATCAGTCAAGCTAAATACTTATTTTATTCAAATAAGATTAATAATGTTATTATTGCAAATATGTTTGCTAGTAAAAAAGAACTAGAACAATTATCACTACTTAATAAAGATCATTTAACTTTAAAAATAAATAATTTACAAAAAATATCAAAAACAGAAAAAGAAATTTTATTGTGAAATAATCATTTTAGAAGAAGTGATATTAATACTAGTTATATAAGATCAACATTTTCAAGAACTATTTGAAATTCATTTGATATAAAACCAAATAATATTAAACAAGTATTTAATAAAGGTGATATTGTAATTTTAAATAATAATGCTAATAGGTATAAAGGTGAATTACATATTATATTAAAAGATAATTATATTGATAATAACAATTTATATAACTACATAGCATCAGTTCATTCTGATGAATTATATTTATTAGATTTTATTGACTCTAATAGTCATTTTAAAATATCATTGTAG
- a CDS encoding helix-turn-helix domain-containing protein, with product MLPKDLDFKLQIIEEHKKGASVKALSDKYNIGIWTIRDWIHQYKMFAEQGISKSVVHTKYDPEFKLHVINHKKEYNLSYPETIKLFSIKNSSTVALWEKQFKEKGIQGLSNQIGRPKNSSTSYKQLFLQLEEKIADLEQQIDELKQQLNIKDTK from the coding sequence ATGCTGCCAAAAGATCTTGATTTTAAGCTACAAATTATAGAAGAACATAAAAAAGGAGCTTCAGTTAAAGCTTTATCAGATAAATATAATATTGGTATTTGAACAATCAGAGATTGGATTCACCAGTATAAAATGTTTGCTGAGCAAGGAATTAGTAAAAGTGTAGTTCATACTAAATATGATCCAGAGTTTAAATTACACGTTATTAATCATAAAAAAGAATATAACTTAAGCTATCCAGAAACTATCAAACTATTTAGTATTAAAAACTCTTCAACTGTTGCTTTGTGAGAAAAACAGTTTAAAGAAAAAGGAATACAAGGTTTAAGTAATCAAATCGGCAGACCCAAAAACAGCTCTACTTCTTATAAACAGCTCTTTTTACAATTAGAAGAAAAAATTGCTGATTTAGAACAACAAATTGATGAACTAAAACAGCAATTAAATATTAAAGATACAAAATAA
- a CDS encoding PTS fructose transporter subunit IIABC, giving the protein MQIKDLFNQNTSFFKQEFKTKTQIIDFLVSKLLEQKIISKKTAVLNAIKTREKLESTAIGDGIAIPHALNEAVLKPTVCFMSLKTPIKWNNNDNQLVDLVFMIVTNDQNGNDHMDAIADLSSKFLDSSVLNKLREIESFIELVEIFDDKKELKEEQINKNEFFDVVGITACPTGIAHTYLASDKLTEYAKSLNLSIKIETQGRRGIENKLTEQDIKNAKVIILAHDKAIEGMSRFNNCKVIDTSTKDAIYNGKELISNFDKHPKLKEIKNIKADDSTIGELSLKKFKDFKGNLLGGVSRMLPFVVAGGIILGIGFLLDFITGNGNAKGDFGTVNKVSGWFAAAGKTAMMMMVPILGGYIAYAIVGPQGLMPGVVAGLLADNTGGFAYGTIGSWSGLWKRILPEHLPTSSGFIGAMVGGYLTAFIVFGLTVGMQKFKKPFHGVRDIVFIPILSLLGISLTMFVLNIPLGYLLYGIQLGLTYMAKNNLLIILGAIIGLMMCVDMGGPINKIAYVLGTASVAGSFGKEAIFTNVMAASMAGGMIPPLGIALCTVLFKKVWTSKERDAAKANWLMGSFFISEGAIPFMITDPKHISVSALSGGFATGLLVGAFKITLPAPHGGIFIFPLLNSELFTKHSVAKGMGIALFILAILIGTLVMTLILGFWKKVDISKGYLQIVET; this is encoded by the coding sequence ATGCAAATAAAAGATTTATTTAATCAAAATACTTCTTTTTTTAAACAAGAATTTAAAACAAAAACACAAATAATTGACTTTTTAGTTTCAAAATTGTTAGAACAAAAAATTATTAGTAAAAAAACTGCAGTTTTAAATGCAATTAAAACAAGAGAAAAATTAGAATCAACTGCTATTGGTGATGGTATTGCTATTCCACATGCATTAAATGAAGCAGTACTAAAACCAACAGTTTGCTTTATGAGTTTAAAAACTCCAATAAAATGAAATAATAATGATAACCAATTAGTTGATTTAGTTTTTATGATAGTAACAAATGATCAAAATGGCAATGATCATATGGATGCAATTGCAGATCTTTCATCTAAATTCTTAGATTCTAGTGTTTTAAATAAATTAAGAGAAATTGAAAGTTTTATAGAACTAGTAGAAATTTTTGATGATAAAAAAGAATTAAAAGAAGAACAAATTAATAAAAATGAATTTTTTGATGTTGTTGGAATAACTGCTTGTCCTACAGGAATTGCTCATACATATTTAGCTAGTGATAAGTTAACTGAATATGCAAAAAGTTTAAATCTAAGCATTAAGATTGAAACACAAGGAAGAAGAGGAATTGAAAATAAGTTAACTGAACAAGATATTAAAAATGCTAAAGTAATTATTTTAGCTCATGATAAAGCAATTGAAGGAATGTCTAGATTTAATAATTGTAAAGTTATTGACACAAGCACAAAAGATGCAATTTACAATGGAAAAGAATTGATCTCTAACTTTGATAAACATCCTAAATTAAAAGAAATTAAAAATATTAAAGCTGATGATTCAACTATTGGGGAATTAAGTTTAAAAAAATTTAAAGACTTTAAGGGTAATTTGTTAGGTGGGGTTTCTAGAATGCTTCCTTTTGTTGTAGCTGGTGGAATTATTTTAGGAATTGGTTTTTTATTAGACTTTATTACTGGTAATGGTAATGCTAAAGGTGATTTTGGAACAGTTAACAAAGTTTCTGGTTGATTTGCAGCAGCTGGAAAAACTGCAATGATGATGATGGTTCCAATACTTGGTGGTTATATTGCTTATGCAATTGTAGGACCACAAGGATTAATGCCTGGTGTTGTAGCTGGATTATTAGCAGATAACACAGGTGGTTTTGCATATGGAACTATAGGATCTTGATCTGGATTATGAAAAAGAATTTTACCAGAACACTTACCAACTAGTTCAGGATTTATTGGTGCTATGGTTGGTGGTTATTTAACTGCTTTTATTGTTTTTGGTCTAACTGTAGGAATGCAAAAATTTAAAAAACCATTTCATGGTGTAAGAGACATAGTGTTTATTCCAATTTTATCTTTATTAGGAATTTCTTTAACTATGTTTGTGTTAAATATACCACTTGGTTATTTATTATATGGAATTCAATTGGGATTAACTTATATGGCTAAAAATAATTTACTAATTATTTTAGGAGCTATTATAGGGTTAATGATGTGTGTTGATATGGGTGGTCCTATTAATAAGATTGCTTATGTTTTAGGAACAGCTTCAGTAGCAGGTTCATTTGGAAAAGAAGCTATATTTACAAATGTTATGGCTGCTTCAATGGCTGGAGGAATGATTCCACCTCTAGGTATTGCTTTATGTACAGTTTTATTTAAAAAAGTTTGAACTTCAAAAGAAAGAGATGCTGCAAAAGCAAATTGATTAATGGGATCATTTTTTATAAGTGAAGGAGCTATTCCATTTATGATAACTGATCCAAAACATATCTCAGTTTCAGCTTTAAGTGGTGGATTTGCTACAGGTTTATTGGTTGGTGCATTTAAAATTACCCTACCAGCTCCACATGGAGGAATATTTATATTTCCTTTATTAAATTCAGAATTATTTACTAAACATAGTGTTGCTAAAGGTATGGGTATAGCTTTATTTATACTTGCTATTTTAATAGGAACACTTGTAATGACATTAATATTAGGATTTTGAAAAAAAGTAGATATTTCTAAAGGATATTTACAAATAGTTGAAACTTAA
- a CDS encoding 1-phosphofructokinase produces MIYTITLNPAIDCVIETNEIDFNNTNYYTNSYSLIGGKGINVAIILNNLKNDVISTGFLGKNNANQFLDKFLKLNLKNHFFLYNGITRTNFKIKNLNTFDEIELNGVGCDLKSSYLNKLLKYLKDNLKENDIVIASGSVNKSFNDNVYQIIGDLVNKKQALFILDTSKKYLLEGLKAKPFLIKPNISELFSVFNEPISYEFDEICKKIKQLQNLGARNILLSMANKGSYYFSENNDIYKIGVGQGKLVNSTGAGDSMLAGFVHGLNQQLDIIKTLKYAASCGSSTAFSKWLATKKEINKHLKEIKVKKIER; encoded by the coding sequence ATGATTTATACAATTACTTTAAACCCTGCTATTGATTGTGTAATTGAAACTAATGAAATAGATTTTAATAACACTAATTATTATACAAATAGTTATTCATTAATTGGTGGTAAGGGAATTAATGTAGCAATTATTTTAAATAATTTAAAAAATGATGTTATAAGTACAGGTTTTTTAGGTAAAAATAATGCCAATCAATTTTTAGATAAATTTTTAAAATTGAATTTAAAAAATCATTTCTTTTTATACAATGGTATAACTAGAACTAATTTTAAGATTAAAAATTTAAATACTTTTGATGAAATAGAGCTGAATGGTGTCGGTTGTGATCTTAAATCAAGTTATCTAAATAAGTTATTAAAATATCTTAAAGATAATTTAAAGGAAAATGATATTGTTATAGCTAGTGGAAGTGTTAATAAATCATTTAATGATAATGTTTATCAAATTATAGGTGATCTTGTTAATAAAAAACAAGCTTTATTCATTTTAGATACCTCTAAAAAATATCTTTTAGAAGGTCTAAAAGCAAAACCTTTTTTAATTAAACCAAACATTAGTGAATTATTTTCAGTTTTTAATGAACCTATTAGTTATGAATTTGATGAAATTTGTAAAAAAATAAAGCAACTACAAAATTTAGGTGCTAGAAATATTTTATTAAGTATGGCAAATAAAGGAAGCTATTATTTTTCAGAAAACAATGATATTTATAAAATAGGGGTTGGTCAAGGAAAACTAGTTAATTCAACTGGAGCTGGTGATTCAATGTTAGCTGGATTTGTTCACGGATTAAATCAACAATTAGATATTATAAAAACTTTAAAATATGCTGCTAGCTGCGGGTCAAGTACTGCTTTTAGTAAATGACTAGCAACAAAAAAAGAAATCAATAAACACTTAAAAGAAATTAAAGTTAAAAAAATAGAAAGGTAG
- a CDS encoding phosphorylase family protein: MHIDKNADIANIALIAGDPKRTKWAAENLLTDYKLVSEVRNAFVYTGYYKNHKVSFATSGMGQPSIAIYVHELFNDHNVNTIIRVGTCGTYNNDIKIGTVIEAKNAFSEVNIFEPNKTGWQINQPSLDLNIGLKANVHCSDVFYRLSKLDIKEHNLDVVDMESFALFYLANHFNKKAATILTVSDNLNDHSNDLTAKQREIATLKMYQDVLEKLFAN; the protein is encoded by the coding sequence ATGCATATTGATAAAAATGCCGATATTGCTAATATTGCACTAATTGCAGGAGATCCAAAAAGAACTAAATGAGCAGCAGAAAACTTACTAACTGATTATAAATTAGTAAGTGAAGTCAGAAATGCTTTTGTTTACACTGGTTATTATAAAAATCATAAAGTTAGTTTTGCTACAAGCGGAATGGGTCAACCTTCAATTGCTATTTATGTTCATGAGTTATTTAATGATCATAATGTTAATACTATTATTAGAGTTGGAACTTGTGGAACATATAATAACGATATTAAAATAGGAACTGTAATTGAAGCAAAAAATGCTTTTAGTGAAGTAAATATTTTTGAACCAAATAAAACAGGATGACAAATTAATCAACCTAGTTTAGATCTAAATATTGGTTTAAAAGCAAATGTTCACTGTAGTGATGTGTTTTACAGATTATCTAAATTAGATATAAAAGAACATAATTTAGATGTTGTTGATATGGAAAGTTTTGCTTTATTTTATTTAGCAAATCATTTTAATAAAAAAGCAGCAACTATTTTAACTGTTTCAGATAATTTAAATGATCATTCAAATGATTTAACTGCAAAACAAAGAGAAATAGCTACACTAAAAATGTATCAAGATGTTTTAGAAAAACTATTTGCAAATTAA
- a CDS encoding alpha/beta fold hydrolase, with amino-acid sequence MKSEILISKDNKQLVLYKWDEVTRPLAVIQLVHGSCEHIKRYEDFIRQMNQNNVIVIGIDQRGHGQTSVLNNELGYFSKTKGWECLIQDQLLVNQYIKTNYSDLPIYMFGHSMGSFIARSYAIKYSNTIKGLILSGTNQTNSFTLLSALVLTKLTSLFLKEKQPNKIIWNISYKQLNKKFKTNNSNGVEWLTRNTNIQNQFLNDKLCGFVFSSSAFKDMFKGMLFNLKTKNIKKMNHDLRILLLTGSDDPVSHYSKDVIKLNNKLEKLGYDSKLIIYKDFRHEILNELDKDLVIRDILKFM; translated from the coding sequence ATGAAAAGTGAAATTCTAATTAGTAAAGATAATAAACAATTAGTTTTATATAAATGAGATGAAGTAACAAGACCACTAGCTGTAATTCAACTAGTTCATGGTAGTTGTGAACACATAAAAAGATATGAAGATTTTATAAGACAAATGAATCAAAATAATGTAATAGTAATTGGAATTGATCAAAGAGGTCATGGACAAACTAGTGTTTTAAATAATGAACTTGGGTATTTTAGTAAAACTAAAGGTTGAGAGTGTTTAATACAAGATCAATTATTAGTTAATCAATATATTAAAACTAATTATTCTGATTTACCTATTTATATGTTTGGTCATTCAATGGGAAGTTTTATTGCTAGAAGTTATGCAATTAAATATAGTAATACTATTAAAGGGTTAATTTTAAGTGGAACTAATCAAACTAATAGTTTTACTTTACTTTCAGCTTTAGTTTTAACAAAACTAACTTCTTTATTTTTAAAAGAAAAACAACCAAATAAAATTATTTGAAATATTAGTTATAAACAATTAAATAAAAAGTTTAAAACTAATAATAGTAATGGAGTTGAATGACTAACTAGAAATACAAATATTCAAAATCAATTTTTAAATGATAAATTATGTGGGTTTGTATTTAGTAGTAGTGCTTTTAAAGATATGTTTAAAGGAATGTTATTTAACTTAAAAACTAAAAATATAAAAAAGATGAATCATGATCTAAGAATTTTATTACTAACTGGTAGTGATGATCCTGTAAGTCATTATAGTAAAGATGTAATTAAACTAAATAATAAATTAGAAAAATTAGGTTATGATTCAAAACTAATTATTTATAAAGATTTTAGACATGAAATCTTAAATGAATTAGATAAAGATTTAGTAATTAGAGATATTTTAAAATTTATGTAA